A stretch of DNA from Cellulomonas xiejunii:
AGGCCGGTGATGACGACCTGGTCGAACCTGCTCTCGGTCCGCCGGTCGATCGTGTACGGCCCGTCCTCGAGCGTGATGCCGAGGACGGCAGCCGTGGCGGTGCTCAGACCGACCTGGACCGTGTGGTGCGACGCACCGTCCGGTGCGGTCCCGTCCTCGTCGACCGCCTCGCCCTCCGCGTCCGCCGCCTCACCCTCCGCGTCCGCCGCCTCACCCTCCGCGTCCGCCGCCTCGTCCTCGGCGGGGACCGCAGGGCTGGGCGCGGTGCCCGCGACCCAGCGGACCGGCGACGGGCTGCCGGGCGTCGCGACGTGCACGAGCTCGAGGCCGAACAGGCCGGCAGGCGAGTCGGCGACGACGTGTCCCGACCTCACCGTCACGACCGTGCTCTCGGTGGCGTGGCCGAACTCCCGCTCCAGCCAGTCCGCCGCGGCGTACGCGTCGTCGACGGGACCCTCCGAGAGGTCGATCACCGGCGGTGGCACGCCGATGAGGTCGGCGTCGGTGCCGGCCGCGCGGATGGTCTGGCGGACGGCCTCGTCCGCGGTCCGCTCGAGCAGGCGCGGCACCCCGAGCGTCAGGAAGAGGGTGACCAGCAGCAGCAGCGCGGTGCCGACGAGCAGACCGGTGTCCTGCCTCGCGCGTCGCTTCGTGACGAGCAGGGCGTCGGCGCCGGTGGCACGCAGGCGCGTCTCGAGAGTGGTCACCGGTCGTCCCCCAGCCGCAGCAGCGCGCCCGACGCGCGTCGGACCAGGACCGCGGCGAGGACCGCGACGACGGCGCACGCGGCGAGCGCCAGGCCGCCCGTGATCGCGAGCGCTGCGACGTCGTCCCAGCTCGGTACGGGTGCGGGCACCGGTGTCCGGCCGTCGGCGGACACCGTCAGGACGGGCCCGACGACCCGGGCCAGGCCGTAGCCGATCCCGAGGCCCGCGGCGGCACCGAGCGTCACCAGCAGCGTGTGCTCGCCCACGAGCCCGGCGACGAGCGAGGGCCGCGCCGCACCGAGCGCCTGCAGCCGCGCCAGCTCCAGGCGACGCGAGCGCACGGCGGCCGTGGCGCTCGTGCCCAGCCCTACGAGGACCAGGACACCGGTCGCAGCGGTGACGAGGGACAACGCCGCGGGCACGGCAGCCCGCAGCGGGCCCGTCACCGCGGACGCGCGTTCGGTCACCCGCACGGTCGCGTTCCCGCCCGCGGCAGCCGCCACGGCCGCCGCGAGAGCCGGGGCGTCGTCGTCGGACGCCGTCAGCCACCACGCGTCGGCGAGGGTGTCGGTGCCCCCGGCCTCGACGATCGCCCGGCCGAGCGCGGTCTGGTCCACGAGCATGGCGGGCCCGCGCGGGCTCCCGGGAAGGTAGGGCACGATGCCGTCGACCTGCATCTTCACCGCGGCGTCGCCGACCCTCATCCAGAAGACGTCGACCGGGCCGCCGAGGACCGCGCTCTCGGCGAGCTCCTCGGTGATCACGGCCCGCACGAACCCCTGCGGTTCCCAGGTGTACGCGACGAGACCACCGTTGGTGCTCGTCATCCCCGTCATGTCGAACTCACCGTCGAGCAGCAGCGCGTTCGCGGGCAGACCCGCCGGGTGGGGCACCGTCGCCGCCGTGCCCGAGACCAACGAGCGAGGCGTGCCCTTGCTGGTCGTGTAGCCCTGCCAGGCGGCGCCGCTGAGGTCGACCGGCGTGCCGGCGGTCGACAGGGCCACCTGCTCCTCGGTCACCCCGGCGGCACGGTCGACCACGCGCGCGTCGTGCAGCGCGAGGCCGACGTGGCCGACCCGTTCGGCGGGTCCTGTCGCGTCGGTGGCGGCGCGCGGCGGCTCGAGGAGGGTGATCGACGCGGTGGCGGCGACGAGGCGCACCGTGCCCAGAGCCCGCGGCAGCGGCACCACGACCTCCTGCGGCACGCCCAGGTTCAGCTTGGGCACGGTCACCCAGGACCGCAGGCCCGCGTCGTCCTCGACGGCCAGCCTCAGGCTGGCGCTGCCCACCGCGGCCGGCACGGAGGCGGACGTCACGGTGGCGACGAGCCACTGGGGCTCCCCGGGGAGCGGCTCGCCGGGACTCTTCTCGATGGGCTTGCCGTTGCTCGTGAGCGACAGACGACCGACGACGTCGGGCCAGCCCGGCTGCGAGCGGCCCCGCAGCGCCTCCGGGTGGTCGGTGTCGACGGCGAGGAGCTGCGTGTCGACCAGGGCGCTGCCGCGTTCGGTCCCGAGCGACTGTCCGACGACCACCGGCCGTTGTCCGACGGGCTGCACCCGGGTGCCGGCGGGGGCGTCCGCGACGGCGGCGCGCACGTCCGCCGACGTCGTCAGGGGGTCACCGCGCTGGACGTCCACACGGGCGTCGGTGCCCACCGCGACGTCGACCTGCTCGAGCTGTGACGTGCGCCAGGTCGTCTGGAAAGCGTGCGAGAACGTGGCGGCCGCCACGGCGAGGACGATGACGAGCGTCGTGCC
This window harbors:
- a CDS encoding FtsX-like permease family protein; its protein translation is MGWRSQVLLGRLRDQAAVVATVALVTFVATTLLGTFAFLLDVTSNDALDAAIARAPDSAVTLEANIRVRNKDSAAALTAAERSLTGVLGDLPAESEAWLHGRLWSLPRPDGTPADPLAYAASTPLVPEQADLLSGTWPDRARDDAGLLLVNVPQVAAQRYGWSVGSQVPVHVAGAETTDTWLVVGTHRITGTATEWKRDRLGGTSHDGAFPVPGKMGKILTDLWGPMIVAPEALLGEGLVDTAQLYVTPQVDDAPRGAVPATREALDSAQVLLAKALGEADVSGAVRTTLDETIDAAWRELAVTRIGVIVVGLLLVVLATTVMLLAARMLGERRAAGSELVAARGASPSQLRSLAVLEAVLLAAVAAAVAPWLARGAFSWLAAYGGLDPAGLHTPPGVPFSVWIACAAVATVLAVALVVPSWHVSGSSSSSAHVGLVRTGADLALVALAGVTLWQLLDYGAPLTASTSAAGVRLDPVLVAGPALVALGAAVLALRLVTPVARVADALADRSRSLVAPLAAWQVARRPAAAAGTTLVIVLAVAAATFSHAFQTTWRTSQLEQVDVAVGTDARVDVQRGDPLTTSADVRAAVADAPAGTRVQPVGQRPVVVGQSLGTERGSALVDTQLLAVDTDHPEALRGRSQPGWPDVVGRLSLTSNGKPIEKSPGEPLPGEPQWLVATVTSASVPAAVGSASLRLAVEDDAGLRSWVTVPKLNLGVPQEVVVPLPRALGTVRLVAATASITLLEPPRAATDATGPAERVGHVGLALHDARVVDRAAGVTEEQVALSTAGTPVDLSGAAWQGYTTSKGTPRSLVSGTAATVPHPAGLPANALLLDGEFDMTGMTSTNGGLVAYTWEPQGFVRAVITEELAESAVLGGPVDVFWMRVGDAAVKMQVDGIVPYLPGSPRGPAMLVDQTALGRAIVEAGGTDTLADAWWLTASDDDAPALAAAVAAAAGGNATVRVTERASAVTGPLRAAVPAALSLVTAATGVLVLVGLGTSATAAVRSRRLELARLQALGAARPSLVAGLVGEHTLLVTLGAAAGLGIGYGLARVVGPVLTVSADGRTPVPAPVPSWDDVAALAITGGLALAACAVVAVLAAVLVRRASGALLRLGDDR